The Verrucomicrobiia bacterium genome includes a window with the following:
- a CDS encoding ABC transporter ATP-binding protein, whose product MPETILKLSHVAHHFDSGAGAVNVLKDVSLEVARGESLAIIGPSGSGKSTLLNIIGTLDRPSSGEVLLAGQELARLNDTQLAEVRNRQIGFVFQAHHLLPQCTVLENVLVPTLVTADAARKEAPARAERLLQRVGLAARLDHRPGQLSGGERQRVAVVRALINQPQLLLADEPTGALDRASADQLAQLLLELNREEGVTLIVVTHALDLAHRLGRVLELQDGVLVQK is encoded by the coding sequence ATGCCTGAAACGATTTTAAAACTCTCCCACGTCGCGCATCATTTTGATTCCGGGGCCGGCGCCGTGAACGTGCTCAAGGATGTTTCGCTCGAAGTCGCGCGCGGCGAATCGCTCGCGATCATCGGCCCGTCCGGTTCCGGCAAAAGTACGCTGCTCAATATCATCGGGACGCTTGACCGGCCTTCGAGCGGTGAGGTTTTGCTCGCGGGTCAGGAATTGGCGCGACTGAACGACACTCAACTTGCCGAGGTGCGCAATCGCCAGATCGGTTTTGTTTTTCAGGCGCATCATCTCCTGCCGCAATGCACGGTGCTCGAAAATGTGCTCGTGCCCACGCTGGTGACTGCGGACGCCGCCCGCAAGGAAGCGCCGGCGCGCGCCGAGCGTTTATTGCAACGCGTCGGCCTCGCGGCACGGCTCGATCATCGTCCCGGGCAACTTTCCGGCGGTGAACGCCAACGCGTCGCGGTCGTGCGCGCGCTTATCAACCAGCCACAACTGCTCCTCGCGGATGAACCCACCGGCGCGCTCGACCGCGCGTCGGCCGATCAACTCGCCCAGCTTCTGCTCGAACTGAATCGCGAGGAAGGCGTCACGCTCATCGTAGTCACCCACGCGCTGGACCTGGCACATCGGCTTGGGCGCGTGCTTGAATTGCAGGACGGCGTTCTAGTGCAAAAATAA
- a CDS encoding ABC transporter permease, translating into MTNFSLILRSLRFHARAHLGVLLGAIVGSAALVGALIVGDSVRISLHDLALARLGKVEFAMASNDRLFREQLAADIPGGVGVLELPGIASTSDGSARANHVQILGVNEKFWPLANQPAGVGVVPADTVVLNSELAQQLRARVGDDVLLRVQKPSLLSRDAVISPQNDLSVAWRVKIHAIISDEQLGRFGLQASQVAPFNAFVNVSELAEKIGQTNRANLLLVQNSSGQKPAADTNAVNQSLAKQWQLDDAELELRELPDNAGVELRSRRVFLDPAAVTAAQEISSNAQPVLTYFVNELRSPPFATPYSMVAAMGAPVVPADMRDDEILVNSWLADDLSAKPGDPLTLTYYVIGNGRALEERQEEFHVRGVVPMTGAAADRGLMPDFPGIAEADSSSDWDAGFPIQLKRIRPKDEQYWKQFRGTPKAFITLAAGKNMWTNRFGKYTAMRFPPSAGSVETIRRALLQKISPASLGFVFQPVREQALVASSQAVDFGGLFIGFSFFLIAAALLLMGLLFQFGLEQRATEIGTLLALGFRPRQVRRLFLGEGALLALAGGIIGALGGIIYARAMLLGLSTIWRGAVGTSALQYHATAQTLIIGMASGTIVSIITIWLTLRKQARRPARELLAQGAEENLLSGKRKRSWGIWIGPLAVIGAAAMILPDAARGVKITPDTFFSAGSLLLIGGLAFCAVWLAGLARRQAKSVLFSLRDLGLRACGRRRKRSLATIGLLACGVFLIVAIGAFRVDARADAQDHASGTGGFEFIGESAFPVTYDLNSHTGREFYGLDVPLMKNVRAISFRVHDGDEASCLNLNRAVQPRLLGVNAARMQTRGAFTFAEVMKGLQQNAAWGLLYAGADNSAKAADEIPAIGDENSIVWAMGKKVGDTVDYTDEHGRPFKVRLVGALANSVLQGNLIIDEADFVKKFPGESGYRMFLLDAPSNQAKEISALLTRALQDQGLELTPAVQRLNAYNAVQNTYLSTFQILGGLGLLLGSVGLGVVVLRNVQERRGELALLLAVGFRRRDLFRLVMSEHGALLALGLIVGMAAAVLGVLPALLSPGSQIPYTSLALTLAAVLTNGLLWTWIATRLALRGRLLDALRNE; encoded by the coding sequence GTGACGAACTTCAGCCTCATCCTCCGCAGCCTCCGCTTTCACGCCCGCGCGCATCTTGGCGTGCTGCTCGGCGCGATTGTCGGCAGCGCGGCGCTGGTGGGTGCGCTCATTGTCGGCGATTCCGTGCGCATCAGTTTGCATGACCTTGCGCTCGCCCGGCTGGGGAAGGTGGAATTTGCGATGGCGTCGAATGACCGGTTGTTTCGCGAGCAGCTTGCAGCAGATATTCCTGGAGGAGTTGGAGTTCTTGAACTGCCGGGCATCGCTTCCACCAGCGACGGTTCCGCGCGCGCGAATCATGTTCAAATTCTCGGTGTAAACGAAAAATTTTGGCCGCTGGCGAATCAGCCTGCCGGAGTTGGCGTGGTGCCGGCGGATACAGTGGTGTTGAATTCAGAGCTTGCGCAACAGCTTCGTGCGCGCGTCGGCGACGATGTTTTATTGCGCGTGCAAAAACCGAGTTTGCTTTCCCGCGACGCGGTTATTTCGCCGCAGAACGATTTATCGGTCGCGTGGCGCGTAAAAATCCACGCCATCATTTCGGACGAACAGTTGGGCCGCTTCGGATTGCAAGCCAGTCAGGTTGCTCCGTTCAATGCTTTCGTTAATGTTTCCGAACTGGCGGAAAAAATTGGCCAGACAAATCGCGCGAATTTATTGCTAGTACAAAATAGTTCCGGTCAGAAACCTGCGGCGGATACCAACGCGGTGAATCAATCACTGGCCAAACAATGGCAACTGGACGATGCTGAGCTTGAGCTGCGCGAGTTGCCGGACAACGCGGGCGTGGAACTGCGCAGCCGCCGCGTGTTCCTCGATCCGGCTGCGGTCACGGCGGCGCAGGAAATTTCCTCCAATGCGCAACCCGTTCTCACCTACTTCGTGAACGAACTGCGTTCGCCGCCGTTCGCCACACCTTACTCGATGGTTGCCGCGATGGGCGCACCGGTTGTTCCCGCGGACATGCGCGACGATGAAATTCTCGTCAATAGCTGGCTCGCCGACGACTTGAGCGCCAAACCGGGCGACCCGCTCACGCTCACTTATTACGTGATCGGCAATGGCCGCGCGCTGGAGGAACGCCAGGAGGAATTTCACGTGCGGGGCGTCGTGCCGATGACCGGTGCCGCGGCGGATCGCGGGCTCATGCCGGATTTTCCGGGCATCGCGGAGGCCGACAGTTCGAGTGATTGGGATGCGGGATTTCCGATTCAACTCAAGCGCATCCGTCCGAAGGACGAACAATACTGGAAACAATTTCGCGGCACGCCCAAGGCCTTCATCACGCTCGCCGCCGGGAAAAATATGTGGACAAATCGGTTTGGCAAATACACGGCGATGCGTTTTCCGCCGTCCGCCGGTTCGGTCGAAACCATCCGCCGCGCGTTGCTGCAAAAGATCAGTCCCGCGAGTTTGGGATTCGTGTTTCAGCCGGTGCGTGAACAGGCGTTGGTGGCAAGTTCGCAGGCGGTGGATTTCGGCGGGCTCTTTATCGGCTTCAGTTTTTTCCTCATCGCTGCGGCGTTGCTGCTGATGGGATTGCTCTTTCAATTCGGTCTTGAGCAACGCGCCACGGAAATCGGGACGCTGCTCGCGCTCGGTTTTCGTCCGCGCCAGGTGCGCCGATTATTTCTCGGCGAAGGCGCGCTGCTGGCGCTCGCGGGCGGCATCATCGGCGCGCTTGGCGGAATTATTTATGCGCGCGCGATGCTGCTGGGGTTGTCCACGATTTGGCGCGGCGCGGTCGGCACTTCCGCGTTGCAATATCATGCCACCGCGCAAACGCTCATCATCGGCATGGCGTCGGGAACCATCGTCAGCATCATCACGATCTGGCTGACGCTGCGAAAACAGGCGCGGCGTCCCGCGCGTGAATTGCTGGCGCAGGGCGCGGAGGAAAATCTTTTGTCCGGCAAACGCAAACGAAGCTGGGGCATCTGGATCGGGCCGCTGGCGGTCATCGGCGCGGCAGCGATGATTTTGCCGGACGCGGCTCGTGGAGTGAAAATTACGCCAGACACTTTTTTCAGCGCGGGGAGTTTGTTGCTCATTGGGGGGCTGGCGTTTTGCGCGGTGTGGCTCGCCGGCCTTGCGCGCCGCCAGGCAAAAAGCGTTTTGTTTTCATTGCGTGATCTTGGTTTGCGCGCCTGCGGACGCCGCCGCAAACGCAGTCTCGCGACGATCGGCCTGCTCGCGTGCGGGGTTTTCCTGATCGTCGCTATCGGCGCGTTTCGCGTGGATGCCCGCGCCGATGCGCAAGACCACGCTTCGGGCACGGGGGGTTTTGAATTCATCGGCGAGAGCGCGTTTCCCGTGACTTACGATCTTAACTCGCATACGGGACGCGAATTTTACGGTCTGGATGTGCCGCTGATGAAAAACGTGCGCGCGATTTCGTTTCGCGTCCATGACGGCGACGAAGCAAGCTGCCTGAATTTGAATCGCGCCGTGCAGCCGCGTTTGCTGGGAGTCAATGCCGCCCGGATGCAAACGCGCGGCGCGTTCACTTTTGCCGAAGTGATGAAGGGCTTGCAGCAAAATGCCGCGTGGGGTTTGCTGTATGCTGGCGCGGATAATTCGGCGAAGGCCGCGGATGAAATCCCCGCCATCGGCGATGAAAATTCCATCGTGTGGGCGATGGGGAAAAAAGTTGGCGACACCGTGGATTATACTGATGAACACGGCCGTCCATTCAAAGTGCGGTTGGTGGGCGCGCTGGCGAATTCTGTGTTGCAGGGAAATCTCATCATTGACGAAGCGGACTTCGTAAAAAAATTTCCCGGCGAGAGCGGGTATCGAATGTTTCTGCTCGATGCGCCGTCGAACCAGGCAAAAGAAATCTCCGCGCTGCTCACCCGCGCCCTGCAAGACCAGGGGCTCGAATTGACACCCGCGGTGCAACGCCTGAACGCCTACAACGCCGTGCAAAATACTTACTTGAGCACATTCCAGATTTTAGGCGGGCTCGGTTTGCTGCTCGGCAGTGTGGGATTGGGCGTGGTCGTATTGCGAAACGTGCAGGAGCGGCGCGGTGAATTGGCGTTGCTGCTGGCGGTCGGTTTTCGGCGGCGCGATTTGTTTCGGCTGGTGATGAGCGAGCACGGCGCGTTGCTGGCGCTCGGATTGATTGTGGGGATGGCTGCGGCAGTGTTGGGGGTGTTGCCAGCCTTGCTTTCGCCGGGCTCGCAAATACCATACACCTCACTCGCCCTGACGCTCGCCGCCGTGCTGACGAACGGACTTTTGTGGACGTGGATTGCGACACGGCTGGCCTTGCGCGGACGGCTGTTGGATGCGTTGCGGAACGAATGA
- the rnc gene encoding ribonuclease III yields the protein MRNRPPSLQLIPRVPTPAANALETRLGHVFRDGALLRLALTHPSIAHEQGTPVPHNQRLEFLGDAVLQLILTRELYLKFPDVGEGPLTKARAKLVNRRSLAEKGRALRLGEELILSRGEEASGGRERPSALADTFEAVLGAIFLDGGLGAAERFVERHFHEAFGELTVIPMIENPKGELQELLQSRSGAAPEYQVASVSGPDHDRLFECIVQYEGAELARGRGKTKKAAESEAAMTALAKLKSAAS from the coding sequence TTGCGCAATCGCCCACCTTCACTGCAACTCATTCCGCGCGTGCCCACTCCCGCAGCTAACGCTCTCGAAACCCGCCTCGGCCACGTCTTTCGCGATGGCGCGCTGCTTCGTCTCGCGCTCACTCATCCTTCGATCGCGCACGAGCAGGGCACGCCTGTCCCGCACAACCAGCGCCTTGAGTTTCTCGGCGACGCCGTGTTGCAACTCATTCTCACGCGCGAGTTGTATCTGAAATTTCCCGATGTCGGCGAAGGTCCGTTGACGAAGGCGCGCGCCAAACTCGTGAATCGCCGCTCGCTCGCCGAAAAAGGCCGCGCTTTGCGTCTGGGTGAAGAATTGATTCTCAGCCGTGGCGAAGAGGCATCGGGCGGACGCGAGCGTCCTTCGGCCTTGGCGGATACTTTTGAGGCGGTGCTCGGCGCAATTTTTCTCGATGGCGGATTGGGCGCGGCGGAGCGATTTGTCGAACGCCATTTTCACGAAGCCTTCGGCGAACTCACCGTGATTCCGATGATTGAAAATCCCAAGGGCGAGTTACAGGAGTTATTGCAATCGCGCTCCGGCGCCGCCCCGGAATATCAAGTGGCCTCCGTGAGCGGTCCTGACCATGACCGCTTGTTTGAATGTATCGTTCAATACGAAGGCGCGGAACTCGCGCGCGGGCGCGGAAAAACCAAGAAAGCCGCCGAGAGCGAAGCTGCAATGACCGCGCTGGCAAAATTAAAATCCGCCGCGAGTTAG
- a CDS encoding HD domain-containing phosphohydrolase, whose product MPAEETGLRESGHPILIVDDEEIVLVALRDTLLREGYNVVASPHAVHALSVLKERTFSVVITDQQMPLVTGLEFLAQVKQIQPNATRILITAVLSLSTVIDAINKGEIYRFIVKPWLREELLATVKNAVQRFELISHNARLHAEALAVNEKLKLLNQELETQMATVAEQNHQLAKHAAAQEENLRQSVQLCVQMMQTFYPTLGNQARRVFELCKAMANELELPSDQWQTLEIAAWIHDLGLVGVPRSLIKRWEETPETLTEDERALVQHHPVLGAELAHFAHHLEQVSPTIAAHHECFDGSGYPNHLKGEDIPWLARVLTVAVAYAESNLVGQAAADHISSESGSAFDPEAVRVFLRSLPKSVVPGKQREVRLVDLKPGMVLAQGIYTANGVLLIPDGQKLTPTYIDKVINYNRINPISQSLLVYC is encoded by the coding sequence ATGCCAGCGGAAGAAACAGGTTTGAGGGAATCGGGCCACCCGATTTTGATCGTGGACGATGAGGAAATCGTGCTCGTGGCGTTGCGCGACACTTTGTTGCGCGAGGGATATAACGTCGTCGCGTCGCCCCACGCCGTGCATGCGTTGAGCGTGTTGAAGGAGCGGACGTTTTCCGTCGTCATCACCGACCAGCAAATGCCGCTGGTGACGGGCCTGGAATTTCTCGCGCAGGTGAAACAGATCCAGCCGAACGCCACGCGCATTTTGATCACCGCCGTGTTGAGTTTGAGCACGGTGATTGACGCGATCAACAAGGGCGAAATTTATCGTTTCATCGTCAAGCCGTGGTTGCGCGAAGAATTGCTGGCCACCGTGAAGAACGCGGTGCAGCGCTTTGAACTCATCAGCCACAACGCGCGCCTGCACGCCGAAGCGCTGGCGGTCAATGAAAAGCTCAAGCTCTTGAACCAGGAACTTGAGACGCAGATGGCAACCGTCGCCGAGCAGAATCATCAACTGGCCAAACACGCCGCCGCGCAGGAGGAAAATCTGCGCCAATCCGTCCAGCTTTGCGTTCAGATGATGCAGACTTTTTATCCGACGCTCGGCAACCAGGCGCGGCGCGTTTTTGAATTGTGCAAGGCGATGGCGAACGAACTGGAATTGCCGTCCGACCAATGGCAGACGCTGGAAATCGCCGCGTGGATTCACGACCTCGGCCTCGTCGGCGTGCCGCGCTCGCTCATCAAACGCTGGGAGGAAACGCCTGAAACTCTCACCGAAGACGAGCGTGCCCTGGTGCAACATCATCCCGTGCTCGGCGCAGAACTCGCCCACTTCGCCCATCATCTTGAACAGGTCAGCCCGACGATTGCCGCGCATCACGAATGTTTCGATGGCAGCGGTTATCCGAACCATTTGAAAGGCGAAGACATTCCCTGGCTCGCCCGCGTTCTCACAGTGGCCGTCGCGTATGCCGAGAGCAATCTCGTTGGCCAGGCCGCTGCCGACCACATCAGCAGTGAGAGCGGTTCGGCCTTCGATCCCGAAGCCGTGCGCGTGTTTTTGCGCTCACTGCCCAAGAGCGTCGTGCCGGGAAAACAACGCGAAGTGCGCCTCGTGGATTTGAAACCGGGGATGGTGCTCGCGCAGGGAATTTACACCGCGAACGGCGTGCTCCTCATTCCCGACGGCCAGAAATTAACGCCCACCTACATTGACAAAGTGATCAATTACAATCGCATCAACCCGATTTCCCAATCGTTGCTGGTGTATTGCTAG
- a CDS encoding ATP-binding protein translates to MPTNFQPSRPASDGPATAPPSEPFIPHSWLEGGLAILDAAGRVTEVNESLLNWLEQPSTALVGRSFWEILINVVPQWQEPLATITQGKSPFARLSLKLGGDAQSAQWFMLESARSADSSFVRLNSTLPPLSELEEAIWDEHLHSESARRDMFVRLLRAEAQLDRLMRRWPCVIFSQRPDFSLEFVSPNIEELTGISAENWSSQPRRFWELVHEMDAGELQQQFKRAAQTGADSTSTYRIRHALTGRVTYVLEHRQPAITQNGLLLGYEVAWLDVTRQTIAEKRLSTAAWKETLAVLTLGMAHDFRNIMAGIHSLSESFLTQINEQHPFEEGLSLIKKSSMQASQLVQRMINLHLGQTGERNYHDLNEIAKDLLELLSKILPRRIRVGTELATESLPVYVDLVELRQVVINLLLNAADAMPQGGSLTLRTSRHETMPALTNMKGVIPRTPSVCLTIQDTGCGIKERHLASIFDPFFTTKSKGSGLGLYNAGIAVEKHQGAISVESKEGVGTTFHIWLPQTDFSEPDSMASSPDAKRIVRRSLLLLGQSGELLDKTAEFLRSHNYHIVVATAPESLPELLQSSDYQFAGVMLLVEPNDRALDALLAEVRQQKEELKVVLKLAGCSQDDLNTQVLQKVNLVLSPDLSEADLLAKLERLLN, encoded by the coding sequence GTGCCAACGAATTTTCAACCGTCCCGCCCCGCGTCGGATGGTCCGGCCACCGCACCGCCGTCCGAACCTTTCATTCCGCATAGCTGGCTCGAAGGGGGCCTCGCGATTCTCGACGCCGCCGGCCGCGTGACGGAGGTCAACGAATCTTTGCTCAACTGGCTTGAACAACCGTCCACCGCCCTCGTCGGCCGGTCCTTTTGGGAAATTCTCATAAACGTCGTCCCGCAATGGCAGGAACCGCTCGCGACCATTACCCAAGGCAAATCTCCTTTCGCCCGGCTGTCGCTCAAACTCGGCGGCGATGCCCAATCCGCCCAGTGGTTCATGCTCGAATCCGCCCGCAGCGCGGACAGTTCTTTCGTTCGCCTCAATTCCACCTTGCCCCCGCTTTCCGAACTCGAAGAAGCCATCTGGGATGAACATCTGCACAGCGAATCGGCGCGGCGCGATATGTTCGTGCGCCTGCTTCGCGCCGAGGCGCAACTCGACCGTCTCATGCGTCGCTGGCCCTGCGTCATCTTCAGTCAGCGTCCGGATTTCAGCCTCGAATTTGTCAGCCCGAACATTGAGGAACTCACCGGCATCTCGGCGGAGAATTGGTCCAGCCAGCCGCGGCGTTTTTGGGAACTGGTGCATGAGATGGACGCCGGAGAATTGCAACAGCAATTCAAACGCGCGGCGCAAACCGGCGCGGATTCCACGAGCACCTATCGCATCCGCCATGCCTTGACCGGGCGCGTCACTTACGTGCTCGAACATCGCCAGCCCGCCATCACGCAAAACGGACTTTTGCTCGGTTACGAAGTTGCCTGGCTTGATGTCACGCGCCAAACCATCGCCGAAAAACGCCTTTCCACCGCCGCGTGGAAGGAGACGCTTGCCGTGCTCACGCTGGGCATGGCGCACGATTTTCGCAACATCATGGCGGGCATCCATTCCTTGAGCGAATCGTTCCTCACGCAAATCAACGAGCAACATCCTTTCGAGGAAGGCCTTTCGCTCATCAAGAAAAGTTCCATGCAGGCGAGCCAGCTCGTGCAGCGAATGATCAACCTGCATCTCGGACAGACCGGCGAACGCAATTACCATGACCTGAACGAAATCGCCAAGGACCTGCTCGAATTGCTCAGCAAGATTTTGCCGCGCCGCATCCGCGTCGGCACGGAATTGGCGACAGAATCGTTGCCGGTCTATGTGGACCTCGTCGAGCTTCGCCAGGTGGTTATCAATCTTTTGCTCAATGCCGCCGACGCCATGCCGCAGGGCGGCAGTCTGACCTTGCGCACGTCGCGCCATGAAACCATGCCCGCGCTCACGAATATGAAAGGCGTGATTCCGCGCACGCCGAGCGTTTGCCTGACGATTCAGGATACCGGTTGCGGCATTAAGGAACGCCATCTCGCTTCCATCTTCGATCCGTTTTTCACCACCAAGTCCAAAGGCTCGGGACTCGGACTCTACAATGCCGGCATCGCGGTCGAGAAACATCAGGGCGCAATTTCTGTCGAATCAAAGGAAGGCGTGGGTACGACCTTTCATATCTGGCTGCCGCAAACCGATTTTTCCGAACCGGACTCGATGGCTTCCAGCCCGGACGCCAAACGCATCGTGCGCCGGAGCCTTTTGCTGCTCGGCCAGAGCGGCGAGTTGCTCGACAAGACCGCGGAATTTTTGCGCTCGCATAATTATCATATTGTCGTCGCGACCGCGCCGGAAAGTTTGCCGGAATTATTGCAGTCGAGTGATTATCAATTCGCCGGCGTCATGTTGCTCGTCGAGCCGAATGACCGCGCGCTGGACGCCCTGCTCGCCGAAGTGCGCCAGCAGAAAGAGGAATTGAAAGTGGTGCTTAAACTAGCCGGTTGCAGCCAGGACGATTTGAACACGCAAGTTTTACAAAAGGTAAATCTGGTCCTCAGCCCGGACTTGTCCGAGGCGGACCTGCTCGCGAAACTCGAGCGGCTTTTGAACTAA
- the fliS gene encoding flagellar export chaperone FliS produces MIQRNNPWQSYRKVATQTATPGQLVLMLYEGAISFLEKGLTGFNHTDPLDFNQTISNNVLRAQAIIFEMNARLDMKQGGDVAENFRRLYTYFYRRLQEANVKKKKEPIEEVIMRLRVLRDSWAEMLQRGPAVDNASAGSLNLQAA; encoded by the coding sequence ATGATCCAGCGCAATAATCCCTGGCAATCCTATCGCAAAGTCGCCACCCAGACGGCCACCCCTGGCCAGTTGGTCCTCATGCTTTATGAGGGCGCGATCAGCTTTCTGGAAAAGGGATTGACCGGGTTCAATCACACCGACCCGCTGGATTTCAACCAGACCATCAGCAACAATGTGCTGCGCGCTCAGGCGATCATCTTTGAGATGAACGCCCGCCTCGACATGAAACAAGGCGGTGACGTCGCGGAAAATTTTCGCCGGCTTTACACTTACTTTTACCGCCGTCTTCAGGAAGCCAACGTCAAAAAGAAAAAAGAACCGATCGAGGAAGTCATCATGCGCCTGCGCGTTCTCCGCGATAGCTGGGCGGAGATGTTGCAACGCGGTCCCGCCGTGGACAACGCTTCCGCCGGTTCCCTGAATCTCCAGGCCGCGTGA
- the fliD gene encoding flagellar filament capping protein FliD — translation MASTTNSSLALSGLASGLDWTNIVNELLTVEKAPETQMNTQIASYQSKNTAYQGIGSQLTQLQSDITTLSDPSFFNSRTTSVSNPNVVSATAAAATPLGTYSFNVIQLATDAVQQGATASAKPLSATDDVTGVVLSSAGFATPVSAGTFTVNGQAVTIAATDTLQSVFTKINTATGGAVTASYNSATDEISLNSSSAIVLGSATDSSNFLQAAQLYNNGTGIITSASSLGGVNLSNPLGNANLATTITDGGSGAGQFLINGVAINYSSDTDSVNDVLERINDSSAGVTATYDSINDSFVLTNKTTGDVGISLQDVTGNFLAATGLTSGSLVRGANMQYKINNGGTQTSQSNTIDGTSAGVAGLSVTATGTGTTSITIGSDVNTISAAISSFVTDYNAAQSYITGQITPTTSTDSSSGTTITAAPLTGDLDTEDIATKLRQLAGNPSASTSAIKSLNDLGILTNGNDNTLSISSTALLNNAITTNLSGVQDLFTNATTGLATQLNTYLTNVNGSNGVLSNDEANMTKQVTAINDSITTLNARITADGTRLTNEFVAMETAINSINTQKQYLNTYFGSSTASSNAAPQAASSSSSSSG, via the coding sequence ATGGCTAGTACAACGAATAGCAGTCTGGCGCTCTCAGGGCTGGCTTCCGGCCTCGATTGGACCAACATCGTCAATGAGTTGCTCACGGTGGAAAAAGCGCCGGAGACGCAGATGAACACGCAGATTGCCTCCTACCAGAGCAAAAATACTGCCTATCAGGGCATAGGTTCGCAGTTGACCCAGTTGCAATCCGACATCACCACGCTCAGCGATCCCAGCTTTTTCAACAGCCGCACGACTTCGGTTTCCAATCCCAATGTCGTCAGCGCCACCGCCGCCGCCGCCACTCCGCTCGGCACTTACTCTTTCAATGTGATTCAACTGGCCACGGACGCCGTCCAGCAAGGCGCGACCGCCAGCGCGAAACCATTGAGCGCCACCGATGACGTTACCGGGGTGGTGTTGAGCAGCGCCGGTTTCGCCACGCCGGTTTCCGCCGGCACGTTCACAGTGAATGGCCAGGCCGTCACCATCGCCGCCACGGACACCTTGCAATCCGTCTTCACCAAAATTAACACCGCCACCGGCGGCGCCGTCACGGCCAGCTACAATTCCGCCACCGACGAAATTTCGCTCAACAGCAGCAGCGCCATCGTCCTCGGCAGCGCCACCGACTCCAGCAATTTTCTCCAGGCTGCCCAACTCTATAACAACGGCACGGGCATCATTACCAGCGCCTCGAGCCTCGGCGGCGTCAACCTGAGCAACCCGCTTGGAAACGCCAATCTCGCCACCACCATCACCGATGGCGGCAGCGGCGCCGGCCAATTTCTCATCAACGGCGTCGCGATCAATTACAGCTCGGACACCGACAGCGTCAACGACGTCCTTGAGCGCATTAACGATTCCTCCGCCGGCGTCACCGCCACCTACGATTCGATCAACGACAGTTTCGTCCTGACCAACAAAACCACCGGCGATGTCGGCATCTCCCTGCAGGACGTGACAGGAAATTTTCTGGCGGCGACCGGGCTGACCTCGGGCTCGCTGGTGCGCGGCGCGAACATGCAATACAAGATCAATAACGGCGGCACACAGACCAGCCAGTCGAACACGATTGACGGCACGTCTGCCGGTGTCGCGGGCTTGTCAGTCACGGCCACCGGTACCGGCACGACTTCGATCACCATCGGCAGCGACGTCAATACCATTTCTGCGGCCATCAGTTCGTTTGTGACGGATTACAACGCGGCGCAATCGTATATCACCGGACAGATCACGCCCACGACTTCGACGGACTCCAGTTCGGGAACCACCATCACGGCGGCGCCTTTGACCGGCGATCTGGACACCGAAGACATCGCCACCAAGCTTCGCCAGTTGGCCGGCAATCCCTCCGCTTCAACGAGCGCGATCAAGAGCCTTAATGATCTCGGCATCCTTACCAACGGCAATGACAATACCCTCTCAATTTCGAGCACGGCGCTATTGAACAACGCGATCACGACCAATCTCAGCGGCGTCCAGGACCTGTTCACCAATGCCACCACCGGCCTCGCCACGCAGTTGAACACGTATCTCACCAACGTCAACGGCTCCAATGGCGTGCTCTCCAATGACGAGGCCAACATGACCAAGCAGGTCACCGCCATCAACGACAGCATCACCACGCTCAACGCGCGCATCACCGCCGATGGCACACGCCTGACCAACGAATTCGTGGCCATGGAAACCGCCATCAATTCGATCAATACGCAAAAGCAATATTTGAACACCTACTTCGGTTCATCCACCGCCAGTTCAAATGCGGCTCCCCAGGCGGCCAGTTCTTCGAGTTCATCTTCCGGTTAG